ACAATAAGTGTGTCATTTCGTTGATATTCAGACCGCTTAATACTAATTATTTCATCTTTTCTAATTCGAATATAGTTTTGATTTTTTTGAATTGTATCAACATATTTTCTCTCTATTTTATATAATTGATCATATTGGTCATAATAGCTGGCTTCTTTTTCAAGTATTTGAGCAGCCATGTTTTGAATAAAAAACAGTAAAATAAATAATAGATAGATTTTTTTCATCTGTACTAACTATTGAAATATCCATAATAGAACATTCGTATCTACTCCTTTTAATTTATCATCCAGCACACGCATAAAATCATTTGAAACAGCAGGGCAGCCCCATCCTTCAGGAGAACCACTTGGATATATTTCTGTATCACTCAGCATTTCCCAGCCATGTAATACGATCTGCCGTGCATTGGCATTGTTGTTTGTAGCTTCTAATCCATATAATTGGTAGTTTACATTAATCCCCCAATTACTCCAGCCACAGCTACCGATTTTGTATTTTCCTAGCGAAGAACAATGGCTCCCATGTGCATTACTAAATTCAGGATTATCGGCAGTGTAGTCTTCTCCCCAAGGATTTCCACAACAACCATGGCTGCATAAACCCTGACTCATGATTGTATCTTTTTCAAAATCCCAAATAAAGAGGCGATTCTTGCCAGAATGAATATGCATGTCTAATAGTAAACAGAATTCAGTGTTAAGATGATTTGTTTTACAATAGTCCAGTGCTTGTTCAGCTTTTGGTCTGATTGTTTGGCTAGGATTTTCCTTCACGAATGCCAAATTTATAGTTTGATTTTGGAAGTTGAGAAAAAGTGATGTTAGAATGATAAGGAATAGGATTCTTTTCATGCTTGCTAAAAGTCTTTTAATACTAACTCAAGTTGTTCTTTATTATTTTGATTATTCAAAAAAATGATTCGTTATCGTTTGAACTTTGACTTCCTTCATTCCATTCTTAATTTGTGTTTTTAATGTGTTGGGTGGATGGACTAATTATAGAAATGCGTGTGAAATATCTGTGGATTAACTGTCAAAACTTTGCTGTATTATTAGGTATATTTGCTGCTTAATAGAAACATGGAATGAGCGATTTTATTAAACATGAATGCGGTATTGCTCTCATCAGGTTACGAAAACCATTGAGCTATTACAAAGAAAAGTACAAGTCTCCCTTGTATGCTCTTAACAAGCTTTATGTGCTCATGGAAAAGCAACATAACAGAGGACAAGATGGTGCAGGAATTGGTGTCGTAAATTTTGATCTTCCACAGGGAAAACAATACATATACAGAAATCGTTCAATTACGGATACTCCCATAATGGATTTATTCAATTCTATGTTTACTGAGTTTTCTGATTTTCAATCTAAATCGGCACTTAACGACATTCAATTGATGAAGGAGAACTTACCTTTCATGGGTGAATTGTTGTTGGGACATTTGAGGTATGGTACACATGGAGGGAACGACATTCGGTTTGTTCATCCTGTATATCGACCTAATAATTATAAAACAAAAAGCCTGATGTTGGCAGGTAATTTCAATATGACCAACAATAAGGAATTGTTTGATAAATTGGTGGAATTAGGCCAATATCCTATTAGTTTTACGGATACGATTACTGTTCTTGAAAAAATTGGACATTTTTTAGAAAGCGAAAACGAATACTTGTACAAACAGTATAAGGAACAAGGTTATAATCAAAAGGATATTACAGATTTAATAGCTAAAAACTTATCCTTGGAATATATTTTAACACGTTCTGCCCGTGATTTTGATGGAGGATATACCATTGCTGGCTTAATCGGCCATGGTGATGCTTTTGTTTTACGCGATCCTTCTGGCATACGACCTGCTTTTTATTACCAGGATGAGGAAGTAGTTGTTGTTGCCTCTGAAAAACCAGCCATTCGAACTGCCTTTAATTTACCTTATCAGGATATTCATGAGGTAGAACCCGGACATGCATTGATTATTAAAAAGAACGGTGAATTAAGTCAAATAAAGGTTGTTGAGAAAAGAGAACGAAAATCCTGTTCCTTTGAGCGCATTTATTTCAGTCGAGGAACTGATGAAGATATATACAGAGAAAGAAAAAAATTAGGTCAGTTTCTGGCTCCAAAAGTATTGGAAGATATTAATTATGATATTGATAATACAGTATTTTCATACATCCCCAATACGGCTGAATTCGCTTTTCTTGGTTTGATTGAAGGATTGAATGACTATCTGGATGAAAATAAGAAAAAAGAAATAATGGCATTAGAAGGATGCGACTCTGTTCAATTGAATAAAATATTATCCAAAAGAGTTCGTGTTGAGAAAATTGCAGTGAAGGATACTAAAATAAGAACCTTTATTACAGAGGATAAAAGCAGAACAGATTTAGTAAGTCATGTGTATGACAGCACTTATGGTATTATTAAAACAAGAAAAGATTCGTTGGTTATTTTGGATGATTCTGTTGTAAGAGGCACCACCTTGAAAGAAAGTATCATTTCATTGTTAGATAGACTTGAACCTAAAAGGATAATCATTGTTTCTTCAGCACCTCAAATCCGATACCCCGATTGTTATGGCATTGACATGTCGAAATTGAAGGATTTTGTTGCTTTCAGAGCTGCAATTGAATTATTAAAAGATCACGGTAAAGAGTTTGTAATCAGAGATGTATATCGAAAGTGCAAAGAAGAATCGAAAGAGCTTTCGGAAAATACGGTAAATCATGTCAAGGAGATTTATAAGCATTTTAGTGCAGAAGAAATAAGCAAAAAAATTAGTGAATTAGTGACACCTGAGGATATGCGTGGAGAATTAAGTATTATTTATCAGGATATTGAAACCTTGCATCGGGCGATCCCAGATCATAAAGGGGATTGGTATTTTACAGGGAATTATCCAACACCTGGTGGTAGTAAAGTGGCAAATCAATCTTTTGTCAATTATTTTGAAGGAAGAGATGCCAGAGCATATTAATGAATCAATTTAATTAAGTGGAATGCTGACAAAATTGGACCAACTATTTGATTTAGTAAAAAATAAAGAAATTAAAACGGTGGTGGTAGCCGCAGCCGAGGATCTTCATGTAATGGAAGCTATTCAAAAGGCAATTGAGAAAAAAATCATCAATGCAGTTTTAGTTGGTCATAAAGAAAAGATCGAAAAAATAGCGCAGAGTTTGAATTTCGATCTAACAAATATTGAAATATATCCTGAAAATGATCCACTGAAATCGTGTGCGAAAGCAGTCGAATTGATTCATGATAAAAAAGCATCCATACTGATGAAAGGTTTGGTTAGCACTGCGGGTCTTTTAAAAGCTGTTTTAAACAAGGAAAAAGGATTGAGAAAAAATGAAGTTCTCAGCCATATGTCGGTTTTTGAATCTCCTTATTATCATAAGCTTTTAGGAATTAGCGATGTTGGAATGAATATTTCTCCTGAATTAAAAGACAAAGTGGCTATCATTAATAATGCTTTGGAAGTTTTTCATGCTATCGGTGTTTCAATTCCTAAAGTTGCCATTCTTGCTGCAGTGGAAGTAGTGAATCCTGCTATGCCAGCTACAATTGATGCAGCAGCTTTAACACAAATGAATAAACGAAAGCAGATAACAAATTGCATCATTGATGGACCTTTGGGGTTGGATAATGCAATTTCAAAGGAAGCCGCCTTACATAAGGGAATTGAAAGTGAAGTTGCAGGAGA
The Bacteroidota bacterium genome window above contains:
- a CDS encoding peptidase, with product MKRILFLIILTSLFLNFQNQTINLAFVKENPSQTIRPKAEQALDYCKTNHLNTEFCLLLDMHIHSGKNRLFIWDFEKDTIMSQGLCSHGCCGNPWGEDYTADNPEFSNAHGSHCSSLGKYKIGSCGWSNWGINVNYQLYGLEATNNNANARQIVLHGWEMLSDTEIYPSGSPEGWGCPAVSNDFMRVLDDKLKGVDTNVLLWIFQ
- a CDS encoding amidophosphoribosyltransferase — its product is MSDFIKHECGIALIRLRKPLSYYKEKYKSPLYALNKLYVLMEKQHNRGQDGAGIGVVNFDLPQGKQYIYRNRSITDTPIMDLFNSMFTEFSDFQSKSALNDIQLMKENLPFMGELLLGHLRYGTHGGNDIRFVHPVYRPNNYKTKSLMLAGNFNMTNNKELFDKLVELGQYPISFTDTITVLEKIGHFLESENEYLYKQYKEQGYNQKDITDLIAKNLSLEYILTRSARDFDGGYTIAGLIGHGDAFVLRDPSGIRPAFYYQDEEVVVVASEKPAIRTAFNLPYQDIHEVEPGHALIIKKNGELSQIKVVEKRERKSCSFERIYFSRGTDEDIYRERKKLGQFLAPKVLEDINYDIDNTVFSYIPNTAEFAFLGLIEGLNDYLDENKKKEIMALEGCDSVQLNKILSKRVRVEKIAVKDTKIRTFITEDKSRTDLVSHVYDSTYGIIKTRKDSLVILDDSVVRGTTLKESIISLLDRLEPKRIIIVSSAPQIRYPDCYGIDMSKLKDFVAFRAAIELLKDHGKEFVIRDVYRKCKEESKELSENTVNHVKEIYKHFSAEEISKKISELVTPEDMRGELSIIYQDIETLHRAIPDHKGDWYFTGNYPTPGGSKVANQSFVNYFEGRDARAY
- a CDS encoding bifunctional enoyl-CoA hydratase/phosphate acetyltransferase — translated: MLTKLDQLFDLVKNKEIKTVVVAAAEDLHVMEAIQKAIEKKIINAVLVGHKEKIEKIAQSLNFDLTNIEIYPENDPLKSCAKAVELIHDKKASILMKGLVSTAGLLKAVLNKEKGLRKNEVLSHMSVFESPYYHKLLGISDVGMNISPELKDKVAIINNALEVFHAIGVSIPKVAILAAVEVVNPAMPATIDAAALTQMNKRKQITNCIIDGPLGLDNAISKEAALHKGIESEVAGDADILICNDIESGNFMYKAMSFLGGATVAALIMGAQVPIILTSRADSEKSKLMSIVLASAL